In the Sediminibacter sp. Hel_I_10 genome, one interval contains:
- a CDS encoding NADP-dependent oxidoreductase — protein sequence MKAVRINEFGGREVLKIEQIERPVPAKDEILIQVFASGINPVDCVVRNGGNDVLRPYLQLPLTLGWDASGIVEKIGENVTNFKKGDEVYGVPNFPGNGSYAEFVAAKANQFALKPKSITFNEASAVPLTAIVAANSIFELGKLQSGQRVFIQGASGSVGSFAVQFAKAKGAYVIGSGSTKNQEFLRQLGADEIIDYKTQHFEELLHDIDVVFEASTVRDNNERLKSVSVLKNGGIFISANVDFPFNDAVKEALEKKNVKGLFLAAQTNHLTWLNQFTEWIDEGKVKVTIGKVYALEQVAEAHKESETGHRRGKLILEVKKEK from the coding sequence ATGAAAGCAGTAAGAATAAATGAATTTGGCGGAAGAGAGGTATTGAAAATTGAACAAATAGAGCGCCCTGTTCCTGCTAAGGATGAAATTTTAATTCAAGTATTTGCAAGTGGTATTAACCCAGTAGATTGTGTCGTTCGTAATGGAGGCAATGACGTATTGAGACCATATTTGCAGTTGCCTTTGACTTTAGGTTGGGATGCATCAGGCATTGTAGAAAAAATCGGGGAAAATGTAACAAACTTCAAAAAAGGCGATGAAGTTTATGGCGTCCCTAACTTTCCAGGAAATGGAAGCTATGCCGAATTTGTAGCAGCAAAAGCAAATCAATTTGCATTAAAACCAAAAAGTATTACTTTTAATGAAGCTTCGGCTGTTCCCTTAACGGCAATTGTGGCAGCTAATTCCATTTTTGAACTTGGAAAACTACAGTCAGGACAGCGAGTTTTTATCCAAGGTGCTTCTGGCAGTGTAGGAAGTTTTGCAGTACAGTTTGCAAAAGCAAAAGGAGCCTATGTAATAGGAAGTGGCTCAACAAAAAACCAGGAATTTTTAAGACAACTTGGTGCAGATGAAATTATTGATTACAAAACTCAACATTTTGAAGAGTTGTTGCACGACATTGATGTTGTGTTTGAAGCATCAACGGTTCGAGATAATAATGAACGGTTAAAAAGCGTCAGTGTATTAAAAAATGGTGGGATTTTTATTAGTGCGAATGTAGATTTTCCTTTTAACGACGCGGTTAAAGAAGCACTTGAGAAAAAGAATGTTAAAGGACTATTTCTTGCTGCACAAACAAATCATTTGACGTGGCTTAATCAATTTACAGAGTGGATTGATGAAGGTAAAGTAAAAGTCACTATAGGTAAAGTGTATGCTTTAGAACAAGTTGCGGAAGCACACAAGGAAAGTGAAACCGGACACCGTCGTGGAAAACTTATCCTAGAAGTGAAAAAGGAAAAATGA